One Dioscorea cayenensis subsp. rotundata cultivar TDr96_F1 unplaced genomic scaffold, TDr96_F1_v2_PseudoChromosome.rev07_lg8_w22 25.fasta BLBR01000448.1, whole genome shotgun sequence genomic region harbors:
- the LOC120254438 gene encoding uncharacterized protein LOC120254438: MGDGDLLLLAHPLHLRLHQHLVALEMHAAVTWWHVRKGEGVYEEQFSKQNKLVGLFVGELNKRGSGLWFAPPKWKQCRLIWDSSAAIVEDDRAVVQGRGVCEGVEEGWKGFVYAMEGVLMRRRWRW, encoded by the coding sequence ATGGGCGACGGCGATCTCCTCCTCCTCGCCCACCCTCTCCATCTCCGTCTACACCAGCATCTGGTGGCGCTGGAGATGCATGCGGCGGTGACGTGGTGGCATGTGAGAAAAGGTGAAGGGGTGTACGAGGAGCAGTTCAGCAAGCAGAACAAGCTAGTCGGACTGTTTGTGGGCGAATTGAACAAAAGAGGAAGCGGGCTGTGGTTTGCACCGCCAAAGTGGAAGCAGTGCAGGTTAATTTGGGATTCAAGTGCTGCCATTGTTGAGGATGACAGAGCTGTTGTTCAGGGACGTGGAGTTTGTGAGGGAGTTGAAGAAGGGTGGAAAGGGTTCGTGTACGCCATGGAAGGAGTACTTATGAGAAGGAGATGGCGCTGGTAA